A genomic region of Sulfurimonas hongkongensis contains the following coding sequences:
- a CDS encoding MlaE family ABC transporter permease has translation MVLKFVESIGGKTLEVLASIYEAIKFTFICTAHMLKPQSYNPAMRMVLTKQIYFTTVQIIPLFTTISVLFGSVIIGVIIVLASEYGLQDKIGSILITFIIDEFSPFFTALLISLRSSAAVNTEIAVMGVNNELNTLKRYRIDLIDYLFLPRIISGMISVVSLSILFSFIMLCSGYIFALFYMHMDFHTYKHLLISAIELKDLLALLIKSLAFGFVIMLIPIYSGLETTNAYTAVPVSVLNGMVKLFVAIFFIEVLSLLLQSL, from the coding sequence GTGGTTTTAAAGTTTGTAGAGAGCATTGGAGGTAAAACATTAGAAGTCTTAGCTTCCATCTATGAGGCAATAAAATTTACTTTTATTTGCACAGCTCATATGCTCAAACCACAAAGTTACAATCCAGCGATGAGAATGGTTTTAACAAAACAGATCTACTTCACAACAGTTCAAATCATCCCTCTTTTTACTACAATATCTGTTCTTTTTGGTTCTGTCATCATTGGAGTTATAATTGTTTTAGCTAGTGAATATGGACTACAAGACAAGATAGGCTCTATTCTCATCACTTTTATTATAGATGAGTTTTCTCCATTTTTTACAGCTCTTCTCATCTCTCTTCGCTCATCAGCTGCAGTAAACACGGAAATAGCAGTTATGGGTGTAAACAATGAGCTAAACACTCTAAAAAGATATAGGATAGACCTTATTGACTATCTCTTCTTACCAAGAATCATAAGCGGGATGATAAGTGTTGTCTCCCTCTCTATTCTTTTTTCTTTTATCATGCTTTGCAGTGGTTATATCTTTGCACTTTTTTATATGCATATGGATTTTCATACCTATAAACACTTGCTCATTAGCGCTATCGAGTTAAAAGATTTACTCGCTTTACTTATAAAGAGTTTAGCTTTTGGTTTTGTTATCATGCTAATCCCAATATATAGTGGGCTTGAAACTACAAACGCTTACACTGCCGTCCCTGTCTCTGTGCTAAACGGCATGGTTAAGCTCTTTGTAGCTATCTTTTTTATCGAGGTGTTATCATTACTACTCCAATCACTATAA
- a CDS encoding MlaD family protein → MHYNKIKLAVGLFVISLLVTIFTFLYLVLENKGTFNKRFNYHFTTDSAEFFSVGMPLKFSGFSIGVIDNISLNDDGSVLITFSVDEKNRKWITKDTVLMTIKPLIGPTKIEVYSVIDNEVLEEDTELLMVQSNDINDMITKLGPAVDKILNIINNLESITSDLTKDVSPLNQTFKNIRDFSAKLSNSDSLLYSITGDKNSTRSVIDALNMTSKIMDELYVISKNISKTTSSFDNDIMTPASSLIKELDAIMKDVKQKLETLDSTVKAIGSYDMELLELKKQISVSLQKSNQIMDKVNAFMQDKSKPEMSLP, encoded by the coding sequence ATGCACTATAATAAAATAAAATTAGCAGTAGGTCTTTTTGTTATATCTCTTTTAGTTACTATATTTACATTTTTGTATCTTGTTTTAGAAAACAAAGGGACATTTAACAAAAGGTTTAACTATCACTTTACAACTGATAGTGCTGAATTTTTTAGTGTTGGTATGCCTTTAAAGTTTTCCGGGTTTAGTATCGGAGTTATTGATAATATCTCTCTAAATGATGATGGATCAGTTTTGATAACATTTTCAGTTGATGAAAAAAATCGCAAATGGATAACAAAAGACACTGTTTTAATGACTATAAAACCTCTTATAGGTCCAACTAAGATAGAAGTCTATTCTGTCATAGATAATGAAGTCTTAGAAGAAGATACCGAGCTTCTGATGGTTCAAAGCAACGATATAAACGATATGATAACAAAGCTTGGTCCAGCTGTTGATAAGATTTTAAATATCATAAACAATTTGGAGTCTATTACTTCTGATCTGACAAAAGATGTCTCACCTCTAAATCAAACCTTTAAAAATATCAGGGATTTTAGTGCAAAACTTTCAAATAGTGACTCGTTACTCTATAGCATAACAGGAGATAAAAACTCAACAAGAAGTGTCATTGATGCACTAAATATGACTAGTAAAATTATGGATGAGTTGTATGTTATCTCTAAAAACATCTCTAAAACCACTTCATCTTTTGATAATGATATTATGACTCCTGCATCTTCTTTGATAAAGGAGCTAGATGCCATCATGAAAGATGTTAAACAAAAACTAGAGACATTAGATTCAACTGTAAAAGCGATTGGAAGTTATGATATGGAGCTTTTAGAATTAAAAAAGCAGATCTCTGTGAGTTTGCAAAAGAGTAACCAGATAATGGACAAAGTCAATGCGTTTATGCAAGATAAATCAAAACCAGAGATGAGTCTACCATGA
- a CDS encoding chorismate mutase, with translation MVVCNSLEEVRANIDILDDKLVELISQRSHFVRQAAKFKDSVDEVKADDRIEFIMQKVRRKAIELDVSPNLISELFTIMIHEMVETEISELRNAQTF, from the coding sequence ATGGTAGTATGTAATTCACTAGAAGAAGTAAGAGCAAATATTGATATACTAGACGATAAACTAGTTGAGTTGATTTCGCAAAGAAGTCATTTTGTCCGCCAAGCTGCAAAGTTTAAAGACTCAGTTGATGAAGTAAAAGCCGATGATCGTATAGAATTTATTATGCAAAAAGTTCGTCGTAAGGCCATAGAGTTAGATGTATCTCCAAACTTAATATCTGAGCTTTTTACTATTATGATTCATGAGATGGTTGAGACTGAAATCTCAGAGCTTAGAAATGCTCAAACATTCTAA
- a CDS encoding sulfurtransferase, protein MLKHSKLMIKYFLLLSLSVFSLFASDAFIAPAELRASLNDKNLILIDVSQKELYDTSHIEGAIHVSVKEFIDKNSLNLYPSLKPDESIQKTLRKIGISNDSKVVIYSHNSEKAIFDASYLAFVLFYSGLENISILDGGYMAWVFQNNLLVSSLTPDIKAGTIIIKPKKHLIANTKDMRNSDAKILDARSYDDYYGVSRSDGILGLGHIKGAKSSYTATKFLKDSTLRSKRELDEIYLAGHELNSDDEIIVYDRDAISASMEFFILYQKMGFKNTKLYEASLLEWSNKQNLPMIRFKWE, encoded by the coding sequence ATGCTCAAACATTCTAAACTTATGATAAAATATTTTTTACTACTAAGCTTAAGCGTCTTTAGTCTCTTTGCATCTGATGCTTTTATAGCTCCAGCAGAGCTTAGGGCATCACTAAATGATAAAAATCTTATACTTATTGATGTCTCGCAAAAAGAACTCTACGATACAAGCCATATAGAAGGTGCCATTCACGTTAGCGTAAAAGAGTTCATAGATAAAAATTCTCTAAATTTATATCCATCTCTAAAACCAGATGAAAGTATACAAAAAACTCTAAGAAAGATTGGTATCAGCAATGATTCTAAAGTTGTTATCTACTCTCATAACTCCGAAAAGGCCATCTTTGATGCGAGCTATTTAGCTTTTGTTCTTTTTTATAGTGGACTTGAAAACATAAGTATCTTAGATGGTGGTTATATGGCTTGGGTTTTTCAAAACAACCTTCTAGTCTCCTCTCTTACTCCAGATATAAAAGCAGGAACTATTATAATTAAGCCAAAAAAACATCTTATAGCTAACACTAAAGATATGCGAAACTCAGATGCAAAGATATTAGATGCAAGATCATATGATGACTACTATGGAGTCAGCCGCTCTGATGGCATTTTAGGGCTAGGACATATAAAAGGTGCAAAAAGTAGTTACACAGCTACTAAATTTTTAAAAGATAGTACGCTAAGGAGCAAACGTGAACTCGATGAGATCTATCTAGCTGGGCATGAATTAAATAGTGATGATGAGATAATTGTTTACGATAGGGATGCAATAAGTGCTAGTATGGAGTTTTTTATTCTCTATCAAAAGATGGGGTTTAAAAACACAAAGCTATATGAAGCTTCACTTTTAGAGTGGTCAAATAAACAAAACTTGCCAATGATAAGGTTTAAATGGGAGTAA
- the infA gene encoding translation initiation factor IF-1, which yields MAKADVIEVDGKIIEALPNATFRVELENGHIILCHIAGKMRMHYIKILPGDKVKLELTPYSLDKGRITYRYK from the coding sequence ATGGCTAAAGCTGATGTTATAGAAGTTGACGGCAAGATTATTGAAGCATTACCGAATGCAACTTTCCGTGTTGAATTAGAAAATGGGCATATCATTTTATGTCATATCGCAGGCAAGATGCGTATGCACTATATTAAGATACTTCCTGGTGATAAGGTAAAGTTAGAACTAACACCATACTCTCTTGATAAGGGTCGTATAACATATCGTTACAAGTAA
- the map gene encoding type I methionyl aminopeptidase → MAIALRKPVEIEKLRAANKIVGGALELLAQNTKVGASLKELDAMAEDYIRSHGAKPSFKGLYGFPNSVCTSLNQVIIHGIPTDYKLQEGDIIGYDIGTELNGWFGDAAITVGVGEIEMRDEELIACAKDALYHAIDEIKDGLRFKELSFKIEKFIHSRGFVPLHSFCGHGIGKKPHEEPEIPNYLDGKNPKAGPKIKNGMVFCLEPMICQKESEPIILDNKWDVVSTDNLRGSHYEHTVAVINGKAEILSLA, encoded by the coding sequence ATGGCTATTGCACTTAGAAAACCTGTAGAAATAGAAAAACTCCGTGCAGCCAATAAAATTGTTGGCGGCGCATTGGAGCTTCTTGCACAAAACACAAAAGTAGGCGCTTCTTTAAAAGAACTAGATGCTATGGCTGAGGATTATATTCGCTCTCATGGAGCTAAGCCATCTTTTAAAGGACTCTATGGTTTCCCTAACTCCGTTTGCACATCACTCAATCAGGTTATTATCCATGGTATCCCAACTGACTATAAGCTCCAAGAGGGTGATATTATTGGTTATGATATTGGTACTGAGCTTAATGGCTGGTTTGGTGATGCGGCAATCACAGTTGGCGTTGGTGAGATAGAGATGAGAGATGAAGAGTTGATAGCTTGTGCTAAAGATGCACTTTACCATGCTATCGATGAGATTAAAGATGGTTTGAGATTTAAAGAACTCTCTTTTAAAATAGAAAAATTTATTCACTCTCGTGGCTTTGTACCACTACATAGTTTTTGTGGTCATGGCATAGGAAAAAAACCTCACGAGGAACCAGAAATCCCTAACTACCTAGATGGTAAAAACCCAAAAGCAGGTCCAAAGATAAAAAATGGAATGGTTTTTTGTCTTGAGCCTATGATTTGTCAAAAAGAGTCAGAGCCGATTATTTTAGATAATAAGTGGGATGTTGTTAGTACCGATAATTTACGCGGTTCACACTATGAGCATACTGTTGCAGTTATCAACGGTAAGGCTGAGATATTATCTCTTGCTTAA
- the secY gene encoding preprotein translocase subunit SecY, whose amino-acid sequence MNKNLVNKILITIGFLFIYRLLAYVPVPGVDTAVIASFFDSHQADALGLFNMFSGNAVERMSIIALGIMPYITASIIMELLAATFAPLGQMKKERDGMVKYMQIIRYATIAITIIQAIGISVGLQSLTGPNGNSAILADHNTFIILSAVSMLAGTMLLMWIGEQITQSGIGNGISLIIFAGIVSAIPSAIGQTITMVNTGAMSFLTVIAILALIMATVAIIIYVELGERRVPVTYAKKVMMQNQNKRVMNYIPIKVNLAGVIPVIFASAILMFPMTVLSSSTNPTIQGIADLLNPNSYFFNFLTFLFVVFFAFFYASITFSAKDISDNLKRQGGFIPGIRTGEATREFLNETASRLTFTGALYLGLVATLPFMIIKGMGVPFFFGGTAVLIVVQVALDTMRKIEAQIYMSKYETLSAVGL is encoded by the coding sequence GTGAATAAAAATCTAGTAAATAAGATACTTATTACTATCGGGTTTTTATTTATCTATCGCCTACTGGCTTATGTGCCAGTTCCTGGCGTTGATACTGCCGTTATTGCTTCATTTTTCGATTCACATCAAGCAGATGCACTAGGACTATTTAATATGTTTAGTGGAAATGCTGTTGAGAGAATGTCTATTATCGCTCTTGGGATCATGCCTTACATCACCGCTTCAATCATCATGGAACTTTTAGCTGCTACTTTTGCTCCACTAGGACAGATGAAAAAAGAGAGAGATGGAATGGTTAAGTATATGCAAATCATTCGCTATGCGACTATTGCTATTACTATAATTCAAGCAATTGGTATAAGTGTCGGTCTTCAAAGTTTAACTGGTCCAAATGGAAACAGTGCAATTTTAGCTGATCATAATACATTTATAATTCTCTCCGCTGTATCAATGTTAGCAGGAACAATGTTACTTATGTGGATTGGTGAACAGATAACTCAAAGTGGTATAGGAAATGGTATCTCACTTATCATCTTTGCAGGTATAGTCTCGGCAATTCCAAGTGCAATAGGTCAAACTATCACTATGGTAAATACTGGAGCCATGAGCTTTTTAACTGTGATTGCAATTTTGGCTCTTATAATGGCAACAGTTGCCATCATTATCTATGTAGAACTTGGTGAGCGTCGCGTGCCCGTTACATATGCTAAAAAAGTCATGATGCAAAATCAAAACAAAAGAGTAATGAACTACATTCCTATAAAAGTAAACTTAGCTGGTGTTATTCCAGTTATCTTTGCATCTGCGATATTGATGTTTCCTATGACTGTTTTATCAAGTAGTACAAATCCTACTATTCAAGGGATTGCAGATTTGTTAAACCCAAATAGTTACTTTTTTAACTTTTTAACATTTCTTTTTGTAGTCTTCTTTGCGTTTTTTTACGCTTCGATTACATTTAGTGCAAAAGATATTTCAGACAACCTAAAGAGACAGGGTGGTTTTATTCCTGGTATTAGAACAGGTGAAGCTACAAGAGAGTTTTTAAATGAGACCGCTAGTAGGCTTACCTTTACGGGTGCACTCTATCTTGGTCTTGTTGCAACGCTTCCGTTTATGATTATCAAGGGAATGGGTGTTCCTTTTTTCTTTGGTGGTACTGCAGTTTTGATCGTTGTTCAAGTAGCACTTGATACTATGAGAAAGATAGAGGCTCAGATTTACATGAGTAAGTATGAGACACTAAGTGCAGTTGGTTTATAA
- the rplO gene encoding 50S ribosomal protein L15 has product MGIENLTPAEGSTKNRKRVGRGQASGTGKTASRGQKGQKARSGNKRKRNFEGGQMQLAKRLPKIGFSTSNIKPYVINVEKIKAVAELGEITMETIRGVHKIAASVSKVKLVGATAKDLASKIKDDNVTTTGK; this is encoded by the coding sequence ATGGGTATTGAAAATTTAACACCAGCAGAAGGTTCTACAAAGAATCGTAAAAGAGTTGGTCGTGGACAAGCTTCGGGAACTGGAAAAACTGCATCTCGTGGTCAAAAAGGTCAAAAAGCTCGTTCAGGTAATAAAAGAAAGAGAAACTTTGAGGGTGGTCAGATGCAACTTGCAAAAAGACTTCCTAAGATTGGATTTAGCACTAGTAATATAAAACCTTATGTTATTAATGTAGAGAAAATCAAAGCAGTTGCAGAGCTAGGAGAGATTACTATGGAGACTATCCGTGGTGTTCATAAAATTGCTGCAAGTGTTAGCAAAGTTAAGCTAGTTGGTGCGACGGCTAAAGACTTAGCATCAAAAATCAAAGACGACAACGTTACTACTACAGGTAAATAG
- the rpsE gene encoding 30S ribosomal protein S5, producing MEINREEFEEAIVNIGRVTKVVKGGRRFRFTALIVIGNKNGTVGYGSGKAKEVPDAIRKAVDNAFKNLTTVSIKGTTIAHDIEHKYNASRVLLKPASEGTGVIAGGAVRPVLELAGFQDMLTKSIGSNNPNTVVRATVEALTRIKG from the coding sequence ATGGAAATCAATAGAGAAGAATTTGAAGAAGCGATCGTAAATATTGGTCGTGTTACTAAGGTTGTTAAGGGTGGTAGAAGATTTCGTTTTACTGCACTTATCGTTATTGGTAACAAAAATGGTACAGTTGGTTATGGTTCTGGTAAAGCAAAAGAAGTTCCTGATGCTATACGTAAAGCTGTTGATAACGCTTTTAAAAACCTAACAACTGTGAGCATTAAAGGTACAACAATTGCACATGATATTGAGCATAAATATAATGCAAGTCGTGTTCTTTTAAAACCAGCATCAGAAGGTACTGGTGTTATTGCAGGTGGAGCAGTTCGTCCTGTTCTTGAACTTGCAGGTTTTCAAGACATGCTTACAAAATCAATAGGCTCAAACAATCCAAACACAGTGGTTCGTGCTACGGTTGAAGCACTAACTCGTATTAAAGGATAG
- the rplR gene encoding 50S ribosomal protein L18: MNAKVLKSKIANRIKRKRRIRAKISGCATLPRVSVFRSNRYLSVQAIDDVSATTICALNSKESGHKSNKEGAASLGEAFAAKLKTAKISEVVFDRNGYQYHGVIAAFGDALRANEIKF, from the coding sequence ATGAATGCTAAAGTATTAAAAAGCAAAATTGCTAATCGTATAAAACGAAAGCGTCGTATTCGTGCGAAAATATCTGGTTGTGCTACACTTCCTCGTGTTTCTGTGTTTCGTTCAAATCGTTATCTGAGTGTACAGGCTATCGATGATGTTAGTGCTACAACAATTTGTGCATTAAATTCAAAAGAGAGTGGTCACAAATCAAATAAAGAGGGTGCAGCGTCACTAGGTGAGGCATTTGCTGCTAAACTTAAAACTGCTAAGATCTCTGAGGTTGTTTTTGATCGTAATGGTTACCAATATCACGGTGTAATAGCTGCTTTTGGTGATGCACTTCGTGCAAACGAAATTAAGTTTTAG
- the rplF gene encoding 50S ribosomal protein L6, with the protein MSRIGKLPVNFASDIKVSTNGDVITFAKGKNSVDLDTKGNVDFSVESSTLSFTSKSDEKAHRAFWGTYRALAQNIVTGLTDGYTKELEINGVGYRAAVKGRVLNLQLGFSHDINFDLPEGIEANVEKNLITLKGHDKQALGQAAAEIRAFRPPEPYKGKGVKYKQEHIVRKAGKTAKK; encoded by the coding sequence ATGTCAAGAATTGGTAAATTACCTGTAAATTTTGCTAGCGATATCAAAGTTAGTACAAATGGCGATGTTATAACTTTTGCTAAAGGCAAAAATAGTGTAGATTTAGATACTAAAGGAAATGTTGATTTCTCAGTTGAGAGCAGCACACTTTCTTTTACTTCAAAGTCAGATGAAAAAGCTCACAGAGCTTTTTGGGGAACATATAGAGCTTTAGCTCAAAATATCGTGACTGGTTTAACTGATGGTTACACTAAAGAACTTGAAATCAATGGTGTTGGTTATCGTGCTGCTGTAAAAGGTAGAGTATTAAACCTTCAACTAGGATTTTCACACGATATTAACTTTGATCTTCCAGAAGGTATCGAAGCTAATGTAGAAAAAAATCTAATAACTCTTAAAGGCCATGACAAGCAAGCTCTTGGTCAAGCTGCAGCAGAGATTAGAGCGTTTAGACCACCAGAGCCTTACAAAGGTAAAGGTGTCAAATACAAGCAAGAGCATATCGTGCGTAAAGCCGGTAAAACTGCTAAGAAATAA
- the rpsH gene encoding 30S ribosomal protein S8: MAINDLVSDALTRVRNAGMRRLPVTTLVHSKSVEAVANILVEKGYIESCNVIEDGVKKTIKVVLKYNDEGKTVINELQRVSKPGRRVYKGNKDIKRFKNGYGTIIVSTSHGVLPNDKAYELGIGGEVMCTVW, from the coding sequence ATGGCAATAAATGACTTAGTGTCAGATGCGTTAACGCGTGTTCGTAATGCAGGTATGAGAAGATTACCAGTTACAACTTTGGTGCACTCAAAAAGTGTTGAAGCTGTAGCAAATATCTTAGTTGAAAAGGGCTATATCGAGAGTTGTAATGTTATTGAAGATGGTGTTAAAAAAACTATCAAAGTTGTACTAAAGTACAATGATGAGGGTAAAACTGTAATCAATGAACTTCAAAGAGTATCTAAACCTGGAAGACGCGTCTATAAAGGTAATAAAGATATCAAAAGATTCAAGAATGGCTATGGAACTATTATAGTTAGTACATCACACGGCGTTCTACCAAATGACAAAGCTTATGAGCTTGGTATTGGTGGCGAAGTTATGTGTACAGTTTGGTAA
- a CDS encoding type Z 30S ribosomal protein S14: MAKKSMIAKAKREPKFKVRGYTRCQICGRPHSVLRDFGICRVCFRKMANEGLIPGVRKSSW; this comes from the coding sequence ATGGCTAAAAAGTCAATGATAGCTAAAGCAAAAAGAGAGCCTAAGTTTAAAGTACGTGGATATACAAGATGTCAAATCTGTGGTCGTCCACACTCTGTACTTCGAGACTTTGGAATCTGTCGTGTATGTTTTAGAAAAATGGCAAATGAGGGATTGATCCCAGGTGTTAGAAAGTCTTCATGGTAA
- the rplE gene encoding 50S ribosomal protein L5 codes for MARLKDKYLALRADLQSELGLKNYMQTPKIEKIIISVGAGFAMKDNKLIQSIEDTITRIAGQKASTVIAKKSVAGFKVREGMPVGVRVTLRGESMYNFLDRLVSIALPRVKDFRGVPRNGFDGRGNYNFGLNEQLIFPEISYDSIMQVHGMNITVVTSADSDKAGFALLEKMGMPFTKGSN; via the coding sequence ATGGCTCGTTTAAAAGATAAATATTTAGCACTAAGAGCTGATCTGCAATCAGAGTTGGGTCTTAAAAATTATATGCAAACTCCTAAAATAGAGAAGATTATCATCTCTGTTGGTGCTGGCTTTGCAATGAAAGATAACAAACTTATTCAAAGTATAGAAGATACTATAACTAGGATTGCTGGTCAAAAAGCAAGTACAGTTATAGCTAAAAAATCAGTAGCTGGTTTTAAAGTTCGTGAAGGTATGCCAGTTGGTGTTCGTGTAACACTTCGTGGCGAGAGCATGTATAACTTCTTAGATCGCCTAGTATCTATCGCACTTCCTCGTGTGAAAGATTTCCGTGGTGTTCCTAGAAACGGCTTTGATGGTCGTGGTAACTATAACTTTGGTCTTAATGAGCAACTTATTTTTCCAGAGATTAGTTATGATTCAATCATGCAAGTTCATGGTATGAATATCACAGTTGTAACAAGTGCTGATTCTGATAAGGCTGGTTTTGCTCTTTTAGAGAAAATGGGTATGCCTTTTACTAAAGGGAGTAACTAA
- the rplX gene encoding 50S ribosomal protein L24: protein MAKFKFKKGDTVEIIAGDDRGTKAKVLSVMPKKNKVIVEGCKVAKKAIKPTEDNTKGGHINKEMPIDVSNVRKVEA from the coding sequence ATGGCAAAATTTAAATTCAAAAAAGGCGATACTGTAGAGATTATCGCTGGTGATGATCGCGGAACTAAAGCTAAAGTACTCTCTGTAATGCCTAAGAAAAACAAGGTAATTGTAGAGGGTTGTAAAGTAGCTAAAAAAGCAATCAAACCAACTGAAGACAATACTAAAGGCGGACATATCAATAAAGAGATGCCTATAGATGTTTCAAATGTTCGTAAAGTGGAGGCATAA
- the rplN gene encoding 50S ribosomal protein L14 encodes MIQGFTRLNVADNTGAKEIMCIKVLGGSKRRYATVGDVIVASVKKAAPTAKVKKGKVVKAVIVRTAKEVHRENGSLIRFDDNAAVILDDKREPIGTRIFGPVGREVRYAGFMKIVSLAPEVV; translated from the coding sequence ATGATCCAAGGTTTTACTCGTTTAAACGTAGCTGATAATACAGGTGCTAAAGAGATTATGTGTATTAAGGTACTTGGCGGTTCAAAGCGTCGTTATGCGACTGTAGGTGATGTTATAGTTGCTTCTGTTAAAAAAGCGGCTCCAACTGCTAAAGTTAAAAAAGGTAAAGTTGTAAAAGCTGTTATTGTTAGAACTGCTAAAGAGGTTCACCGTGAAAATGGTTCTCTTATCCGTTTTGATGATAATGCAGCTGTTATACTTGATGACAAGAGAGAGCCAATAGGTACTCGTATCTTTGGACCTGTTGGTCGTGAAGTTCGTTATGCGGGATTTATGAAGATCGTATCTCTTGCACCGGAGGTTGTTTAA
- the rpsQ gene encoding 30S ribosomal protein S17 yields MTHKREIQGKVVTIAGEKTISVVVERRVMHPRYHKVVKRFKKYLVHDERSEVKVGDEIVAVECRPLSKTKSFRLKSVIKGAE; encoded by the coding sequence ATGACACATAAGCGTGAAATTCAAGGTAAAGTAGTAACTATTGCAGGCGAAAAAACGATTAGTGTCGTTGTAGAACGTCGTGTAATGCATCCTCGTTACCACAAAGTTGTAAAGCGTTTCAAAAAGTACTTAGTACATGATGAGCGCAGTGAAGTAAAAGTTGGTGATGAGATTGTTGCAGTAGAGTGTCGCCCACTTTCAAAAACTAAATCTTTTAGACTTAAATCGGTTATAAAAGGAGCAGAGTAA